Proteins from one Pelodiscus sinensis isolate JC-2024 chromosome 21, ASM4963464v1, whole genome shotgun sequence genomic window:
- the GAS2L2 gene encoding GAS2-like protein 2: MEVLDAPSLSPMSPTSHSKMAGIQGATAQSIRPYKSSEQYLYAMKEDLAEWLKELYDLDIHVGSLLEVLETGSVLCYHANNITHVAREFAQDYPGLAHKLQLPRYRVICNDSAQPGTFQARDNVSNFIQWCRKEMDIKEVLMFETEDLVLRKNEKNFVLCLLEVARRASRFGMSAPTLIQMEEEIEEEIREEMALPPEDTPLLKPQRTPCDFKNLDQMVHHLVSRCTCPVQFSMMKVSEGKYRVGDSNALIFVRILRNHVMVRVGGGWDTLEHYLDKHDPCRCTSLSHKQLVKLTSPQRLTAIQVQHEIKVCPTPRTDNPKKPHPTMIVSRSQSPLPPVEWRTYTPPSLNPSWKLHSSSSPESATRKDSGLRLPREQSKPRKIPSGRAAQRSATPARRQLLAEERPASEQNSARSGRETLHVSASSRTLQLTGSEEGGSSASEALLEPQRGRQTSRGPGINQKDPARLLQTKCADSRPQMTGPQDSSALPPRSAPYGVKPFPQAHRSQESGVKPFPGMVRPSSPMKSPVKHKGPESSTKIPIRASPAFRKSPTPAQRCQEEPQLRNGWGAGATAEVPAFPKSTATSQATRGSEGHIQGRGAVQPKTLTPNLPTGPKDRLEQPDPASKDKEPKATLVPGEESGNSNSSRSGGDPADCTEERERVYTPLPINRAQEQALYKSLEDEILSNIKVLEADSDESHQPGGNQMGDCALDCSTGRITAARDVSEPRSSTPALSSRSARQSVPYGKGVPRSGVYVPSGEAQWPPAGFRYGNVMDKLSQGHKALHRVDAEDWITKIPPTRVVRVSSQLSLPLVNGNQEEKKLLESEGISFKEKVSIETKGNRSRKQPSPTSRAGSAAVNRNSKTSQAASDGPKASINSPASAGGLEKSRLPQGKPKRSLKKPERVPSIFKLKLRPKIRPRRDNRPEKRPSRIPTPVTYRQARRAARAKGQEKAHSTKRKTQPSQDGLASTRQNSTGHAAPEEEGWLVEHSGSPQAEAKVWLSEEDEESWV; encoded by the exons ATGGAAGTCTTGGATGCCCCTTCTCTGTCTCCCATGAGCCCCACGTCTCATAGCAAGATGGCGGGGATTCAGGGGGCCACAGCGCAGAGCATCCGGCCCTACAAGTCCAGCGAGCAGTACCTCTATGCCATGAAGGAGGACCTGGCTGAGTGGCTCAAGGAACTTTATGACTTGGACATCCACGTGGGCTCCCTCCTGGAGGTGCTGGAGACGGGCTCCGTGCTGTGCTACCATGCCAACAATATCACCCACGTGGCCAGAGAGTTCGCTCAGGACTATCCAGGCCTGGCCCACAAGCTTCAGCTGCCCAGATACAGGGTGATCTGTAATGACTCTGCCCAACCAGGAACCTTCCAGGCCCGGGACAACGTGTCTAACTTCATCCAGTGGTGCAGGAAGGAGATGGATATTAAAG AGGTGCTGATGTTTGAGACGGAGGACCTGGTGCTGAGGAAAAATGAGAAGAACTTtgtgctgtgcctgctggaggtgGCCCGCCGGGCCTCTCGCTTCGGGATGAGCGCTCCCACCCTGATCCAAATGGAGGAGGAGATCGAGGAGGAGATCCGAGAGGAGATGGCCCTCCCCCCTGAGGATACCCCACTTCTGAAGCCCCAGAGGACGCCCTGTGACTTCAAGAACCTGGATCAGATG GTCCATCACCTGGTGAGCCGGTGCACGTGCCCAGTCCAGTTCTCCATGATGAAGGTATCTGAAGGGAAATACCGCGTGGGCGATTCCAACGCCCTCATTTTTGTCAGG ATCCTCCGAAATCACGTGATGGTCCGGGTTGGAGGGGGCTGGGACACACTGGAGCATTATCTGGATAAGCATGATCCTTGCCGATGCACCTCGCTGT CCCACAAGCAGCTGGTAAAGCTGACGAGCCCGCAAAGACTCACGGCAATCCAGGTGCAGCACGAGATCAAGGTCTGCCCGACGCCCAGGACAGACAATCCAAAGAAGCCCCATCCCACCATGATTGTAAGCCGGTCTCAAAGCCCGCTGCCCCCGGTGGAGTGGAGGACCTACACACCACCAAGCCTCAATCCCAGCTGGAAGCTTCATTCGTCCTCATCGCCAGAGAGTGCCACCAGGAAGGATTCCGGGCTCAGGCTCCCTCGGGAGCAGTCAAAGCCCCGGAAGATCCCTTCAGGCAG GGCAGCACAGCGGTCTGCCACTCCCGCACGGAGGCAGCTGCTTGCTGAGGAAAGACCCGCTTCTGAACAGAACTCTGCCCGCAGCGGGAGGGAGACGCTGCACGTGTCTGCGTCCTCCCGGACATTGCAGCTGACGGGAAGTGAAGAGGGTGGCTCCAGCGCCTCAGAAGCCCTTCTGGAGCCCCAGAGAGGGAGACAGACTAGTAGAGGCCCCGGGATCAATCAGAAGGATCCAGCCAGGCTTCTGCAAACCAAGTGTGCAGACTCCAGGCCTCAGATGACAGGGCCACAGGACAGCTCCGCTCTGCCACCCCGGAGTGCCCCGTATGGAGTCAAACCCTTTCCACAGGCCCACAGGTCACAGGAATCAGGGGTCAAACCCTTTCCTGGGATGGTCCGTCCTTCCAGCCCAATGAAATCCCCAGTGAAACACAAGGGCCCGGAAAGTAGCACTAAGATCCCAATCCGAGCCAGCCCCGCATTCCGCAAGTCCCCAACCCCTGCTCAGCGCTGCCAGGAGGAGCCCCAGCTCCGAAATGGGTGGGGAGCCGGCGCGACGGCAGAAGTTCCAGCTTTTCCAAAGAGCACAGCGACCTCCCAGGCCACGCGTGGCTCAGAGGGGCACATACAAGGCAGGGGGGCTGTCCAGCCAAAGACATTAACCCCCAACCTTCCCACTGGCCCAAAAGACAGACTCGAACAGCCAGATCCAGCCAGCAAGGACAAGGAGCCAAAGGCCACACTGGTGCCGGGGGAAGAGTCAGGGAACTCCAATAGCAGCAGGAGTGGTGGAGACCCAGCTGACTGCACAGAAGAGAGGGAACGTGTGTATACACCTCTGCCCATCAACCGGGCCCAGGAGCAGGCCCTGTACAAGAGCCTAGAAGATGAGATCTTATCCAACATAAAGGTTCTAGAGGCTGACTCGGATGAAAGCCACCAGCCTGGGGGAAACCAAATGGGTGACTGTGccctggactgcagcacagggCGCATCACCGCAGCCAGGGACGTTAGTGAGCCGAGATCCTCCACGCCCGCCCTCTCTTCCCGAAGTGCCAGGCAGAGCGTGCCGTATGGCAAGGGCGTGCCTCGGAGCGGTGTCTATGTCCCTAGCGGAGAGGCACAATGGCCCCCCGCTGGATTCCGCTATGGCAACGTGATGGACAAACTCTCCCAGGGGCACAAGGCACTCCACCGGGTGGACGCGGAGGACTGGATCACCAAGATCCCTCCCACGCGGGTGGTGAGGGTTTCCTCTCAGTTAAGTTTGCCTCTGGTGAACGGAAACCAAGAGGAAAAGAAGCTTCTGGAGTCAGAAGGAATTTCGTTCAAGGAGAAGGTGTCCATAGAAACCAAAGGCAACAGGTCAAGGAAACAGCCATCTCCCACAAGCCGCGCAGGGTCAGCTGCGGTCAACAGAAATAGCAAAACGTCTCAGGCAGCCTCGGATGGCCCCAAGGCATCTATCAATTCTCCAGCCTCTGCAGGTGGCTTGGAGAAGTCCAGATTGCCTCAAGGTAAGCCCAAAAGGTCCCTGAAGAAGCCTGAACGGGTGCCATCCATCTTCAAGCTAAAGCTACGCCCCAAAATCCGCCCACGCAGGGACAACAGACCTGAAAAACGGCCATCCAGAATCCCCACTCCGGTGACCTATAGGCAGGCACGGAGAGCGGCCAGAGCCAAAGGCCAGGAGAAGGCCCACAGCACAAAGCGTAAGACCCAGCCAAGTCAGGACGGCCTGGCCAGCACGCggcagaacagcacaggacatgCAGCGCCTGAGGAAGAGGGTTGGCTTGTGGAGCACAGTGGCTCCCCCCAGGCAGAGGCCAAAGTGTGGCTTTCAGAGGAGGATGAAGAATCCTGGGTCTGA